The sequence CATTCGTGAGCATAATGTTactgacaaaaaaaaagtattgcTTTCAAtgtcacatgttttaacttttaaagtTATTTTGACTCATATTTGACGTCTTCTGCTTTATCTCTTGAATTAAGTGACAATACCCAAGAACATTTTAGGAGGAGATTGATTAAAGATTTTCAAAATTGAAGATAAATGAATCATTATTGTCCTTGAGAGAAATTTGTGGCGGAAAAGAAATCAAGGCTCAAGAGGCAATTAAAGGAAAGACATCATGGATGGATGCTCTCAATTACTATAAATGAAACCCTCAAGCTCATTGTTAGAGGTCCTTACCAACTTGTTGCTGTcatcttattttttattcaaaatgtaGTCTTACTTAGCCTTTTATTTCAAATCGATTTTCGATTCCCGTAAATTATTTTCTTGCACCTAGCATAATCTTATTTTCTCGCACTTAACGTAAAAAAATATTTCCTCGCATTCAgagtaattattattttatcgcaatttactttcttactatttattttgtcgcaatttactttctttcattttattttatctcAATAGTAGCAACTCAATCAATTCGACAAGTTTGTTTAGGAGGGGTGTAGTCAATTTGGATTTCAGATGATTTTAATGGACTTTTTGTAGGTGGcaaattttaaaggattttaatagattttacAATTCCATATGGATTTTGACATATTTTATATGGAttcttattacatatttgtatGGATTTGTATGGACTCTTTCTTGGATTTCTTAGGATTTTGTTAAAGTTGAGAATCACACTAAAAGCATTTTTAATGAAATCCAACGGCTGAGATTAACATCTCTAATTCTATGcaattgaaaccctaatttttttaggaaaactaatgaaaatggcttgaaaactttgaattttaatgataatgacaaaataaggggtaaagtgaatactaccaggtttgactttttagtgtaaaaatgtgatttttcgttaaagtgaacagtacattggatttttctttaaaactctcaattttttttcttttccgtcATTGCTCCTCCTCTCAAAGTTGAGATGCATTGTCAACATCTTGGTTAAGCACCATTGCAAGAATAGGTATCTTGATTTTACTTTTGGGGTTCTGAAGGAAATGAAATGGTCCAAAATTGCTTACCCTAATTTGATTAGGTACTCAACTCTCTTGGGTGGTCTCCATGAAAGTGGAAGACTCACAGAAGCAATGGAGTTGTTCGAATGTATGACCTCAAAGGACCAAATTTTGCCCGATGTCCTAGCTTACAACATTTTGGTTAATGGGTTTTGCCATGGTGGCAAAGTCGACATAGCTGATACCGTGACTTCCAACGTGATACTTGGAGGTTGTGCAGAGAGGGGAGAGTTGAGGATGCTCTGGAGATGCTGGAGAATGCAACTGATAGAGGATTTTGAATTTAGGGatttgaggtttttttttttctttaagggAAAAACTCAGAAAACCTACAATTCGTAGTATTTGTTTACGAATTTGaacttgttaaaaaaatatccaTGATGGATGAGTACGAAGAAGATGAAGTATGAGATGAGAAAGGGTTTTCTTCTGTGTGAAAAGAAATCAGAGGGGGGAGGATAGGATTCTTGATGGCATATGATATTTATACCACTCACCCTTAAATCCATCAAAATCCACCATTTATTGAAATCCTAGCAAATCTTTAAGATTCTCACTACATCTAAACTTGGGTGGACTTtgtaaaaattttaattgactACCCATAAATTTGGATGTATTCTTTAAAAACCTCTCAAATCTTAATTTGACTACACCATGATTTCTAAATCTTAGTTGAATACATCCTAATTTTAAAATCTATTAACATCCCACCAAATCCTAATTTAACTACACCCATTGTTGCGATTTGCCCCCTCATACATTCTATCTCACCATACCAATTACCAAATTCGCTTCCACCCATCCATTCACTCATCATGTCCGCAGGGACAACACCTATCTCAACGTCCATCTAACACATATCAAAAGTCCTTGCATCCAAGGCATGGAGAATTTACAACCGAGGCAGGTTcctttgtcacatcccgacccgggtccaccacatcctgggtcccaactacgccctcacggttttgtttctggaaactcacgagcaacttcccagtgggtcacccatcatgggagtgctctcgtgcgctactcgcttaacttcggagtttcgatggaacccgaagccagtgagctcccaaaaagccttgtgctaggtagagatgggaatatacacataaggcttacaggattcaCTCCCCCTAggcgatgtaggatgttacaatTGTCACATACCGGTCCGGGCCCCACCACATCTCGAgcttgactccaccgtagcacgatattgtccgctttgggccctgactatgccctcactgttttgtttctgggaactcacacgagaacttcacATACCGGTCCgggccccaccacatcccgggcttgactccaccgtagcacgatattgtccgctttgggccctgactaTGCCCTGactgttttgtttctgggaactcacacgaaaacttcacagtgggtcacccatcctaagaatgctctcgcgcaaactcgcttaacttcgaagtttcgatggaacccgaagccagtgaactcccaaaaggcctcgtgctaagtagagatgagaattatacatataaggctttgaggatccactcccttgggcgaagtggtatgttacaatccaccccctttaagGGTCCGACGTCCgacgtccttgtcggcacacttccgcccaggaattggctctgataccaaattgtcacatcccggtccgggccccaccacatcctgggcttaactccaccgtagcaagatattgtccgctttaggcctcgatcatgccctcacggttttgtttctgggaactcacacgagaacttcctagtgggtcacccatcctgagaatgctctcgcgcaaactcgcttaacttcggagttccgatggaacctgaagccagtgagctcccaaaaggcctcgtgctaggtagagataagaatatatatataaggcttagaggatccactcccctggacgatgtaggatgttacatCCTTGTTCAGTCCGCAATCGCATTTGAAAGAAGTTAGGTCAAAGTGCTACTAAAATCACCAACTTCTTTTTATTCGTTTGGGCTTAGGCCATGAGTTGGCACGCCCACAACACGAACTTAAAGGACTAAGAGATTCCGAAATCCTTGACTGTGCGACCGCAACACATTTTGAGATCAACTGAAGCTTTCCTCAAGTTTACTTGGTCTCGAGATCTTTTTGACAGAAACCTTTATTCCTTGTTTTACATGTTTTAGGAAATCTTTGGGATTTAATTATTTCccattttattttccttttgaaCTTATGGATTGCTAAGACATATAAATAACTTATAGGGTTGTATTTTTACAATCTTTCAAATCATGCCTTATAAACTTTGAGGTTTCTCATGCTTCATGGATTCCGAATTTCATATTCTCTTTATTCTTTCTTTGTCATGCTGCATCAGAGTTGATCCCACTTATAGAGTGAAATCAGGCACGATTAGAAGGCAATAACAACCTTAACCCCATTTAATATCTGCAATCCAAGCCCTCCACCCTCGGAACTTTTGAACACACTCTTTACGCAAATGAATTTGAAAGACATTAAACATACATGACCTTAAATACAGTTATATATTGGTACCAACCTATCCACTTCCATAATTTGAGTGTCATTTGATTCCCATGACACAAATATAAAATCAAGAATTTATGCAATTGGCGAGTTGAAACTAGCTAGTgtctacaaaaacttcaactctTTGTTACTTAGATTTGCAGCATAATTAACTAAGCTAGTCAAATGGCTTCCACACTTAAGGTCCtagagcaatgtcaggtctcTCCACCAAAAGATTCAGTTCCCACAACCTCTCTTCCCCTCACATTTTTGGACATACCTTGGCTTGTCTTGCTACAACCTGTCCAACGCCTCTACTTCTATGAATTCCCTCACCCATCTCACCATTTCACACAAACCCTCCTTCCATCAATCAaacacactctctccctcactctccAGAACTTCTTCCCGCTCTCTGGAAACCTCACTTGTCCCCCTCCTCCCTCCATGCCTTACATCCACTACGTCGCAAACATGTCTTCTGTCAAATTCACCATTACTGAGTCCGCTGCCAACTTCATCCATCTTATAGGCAACCACCCAAGACATGTCCAAGAGTTTGATCACCTTGTTCCCCATTTGCCGGATTTTAATAATTTGGACTCCAATTCAAGTGACACAACCACATTTCTACTTCCTATTCTTGCATTACAAGCAACAATTTTCCCAAACTCTGGCTTATGCATTTCCATAGCATATCGCCACGTTGTGGATGGACGAACTGCTAATCATTTCATGAAATGTTGGGCTTCTGTTTACAAGTCTGGAGGAGACTTATCTTGTATACATGAATCACCTCCTATCTATGACAGAGATTTGATCAAAACCCCAAAAGATTATGAGCCCATTTTATTCAATCAATACATCGGGTTGAGATCGACATGGAAAAATCTTGACATGGCCAAGTCTTCTTCCATTTTCATAGACAACTTTCGCACAACATTTGTACTAGGAAGAGAAAATATTCAAAGCCTGAAACAACTTATCATGACCCAATGCAAGAATTGTAATGAGCCAACCCCAAAGCACTTGTCGAAATTTGTGGTCACATGTGGTTTTGTGTGGGTATGCTTGATGAAGGCCCTACATGCTAGTGAAACTGGGGTGACTTCAATGAAGGATGATGACCTCTTACGGTTAGGGTTTGCAGCCGATATACGAAGCCTCTTTCAGAATCCAGTGCCCATCACCTATTTCGGAAACTGCTTGTCAGCATGTTATGTGGCAGATAAAAAGAGAGAGATCATGGCGGAGTGTGGGATTGCTAAGGCGGTGAAGGCCTTGGAGGCTGCAATTTTTGAGCTGAAAAATCGAGATCTTGAAGGGTTAAAGAGGATGGTTCCATTTCGAGGGGAGTTGGTTGTAGCAGAAAGTAGTGTAGCAATTGCTGGATCGCCAAAGTTGGGAGTTTATGGGACTGATTTTGGATGGGGAAGAGCAAAGAAAGTGGAGGTCGTTCACTTTGTTGATTCAACCGTTTTTTCTCTTGCTGAGAGTAGAGATGAGGAGGATGGCATTGAGGTTGGTTTAGCTCTACCGAGGACTACAATGGATGCATTTACTTCTTTGTTTGAACAAGGTCTGAAAAATTTCTGCTAAAATATGGATGTTTTAAGTTCATTTACATTTTAGAAATACTTTAGTGTGTGATaggcacaaaaaataaaaataaaagtaatcaGGTCATGCAATATTTTATGGGGGCATTTGAGCATGATCCTTTTGGATCGTCTCCTTGAGTGGAGTGAGGTTCTTGGGTTTTGCTTTCTTAGGATTTTATATATGGTGGCTTTGGCTGTTATGGTGCTGTCGTCAGTGCTTCTCACGGTGGTTGGTGCGACGATTTTCATAGCGGCGACTGTTAGGTCTAGGGTTTTTATTCCTCTTTTGTTGGGCTTCATGTTTAGGCTAATTGCCTTATGTTTCTAATCTGGTTTGTTATTTGATAGGCCTATTTGTTGGGTTTGTTACTTGATAGGCCTATCTGTGGGCTCTATGGCTATTTTAGCACCTCTGGGTTCCTATATTGTGGACCTTACTATACTTGTATTGAGGCTTGCCTCTAATATGCCTCGTGTGCATGttcttaataaaatattttggaaaattgatcaaaatgattataatttaatttttcaatttatcaTTATCGACGATATAACGATAAGCATTAATTATATGTAATGATTTATTATTGATAtgataaaaatgaataatttaATTAACTTGTAAAATAATCATTTTGACCAATTTTCGAAAAATTTCCGGTAAAAAGTGCTTCAAATTCTATATACATGATAAAATACTAAATCTTTGCTCTCTAATATTTGAGTTTAGGATAACCAATTATTAAGACAGAGCCTCTTGGATGAAAACAAAAAGAGGTTGGACCGTCACCCACCCCAGCTTAAGTTCAGCATGCCAGTatggaaaataaaaaaccaaaaaataacatCAACAGAAATATATAAAGTACGAACATATtgaagcaaataaaaaaatagaaggaaTGATGTGAAGGACAATAATAAGAGATTAAAAAACAATCTCATGTATCTCATACtttttctttattaatcaaatcAATAATTTGCAAACCCCCGTATCTCACACATGTTATTGTATTGATGCTCACATTTTCCCAGCATGCGCACCACTAACCCCATGgattaatataatcaatatgtaCGATGTCACTGTCCATATCATCACCATATATTTGAAGGAACAGCACAGTGgccaacaaaaaacaaaattagaaaggTTGATGAACACCAGAACAACCCCTAACGTCGATCATTTACGTGTAATTTTGCCATGCATTGCATACAATTTTTGTACCATAATTCTAATCCACGTGTTTACAAGTGACAACAGCTGAGGCCTCATGAGGGGAGTCAACGCTCATGCAGATTCTCTGTATTAATCTCTGTATATACAATCCTCAAATTTGTAGTATACAACTGGAGATTTCATACTGTCATACACATCAACTACGTATAAACAACGTGCATGGATGTATAGAAAATTAAGGGATCATCAATATGTGATTCTATTACTATTACGTCCACAAAACTTGGATCACATTTCTCatttaaaaaccctaaaccGATCGTGCCCTCATAAGATACACGATAAGGAGAACCATTTGATATATATTCAAAGTTTGTTGGGAGTTTTGGAGGCCACGCATCAACAAAAGATAGCTACCAACGATCATAcgatataattaattaactaccAAAATTTATATTGTATAATACCAACCCTAGATTTGTGACAAGTAATTACCTAAACTGGTATAGTGTGTACGTCTAGCATAAGGCATGCATCAAGCTCATGATGGTAAACCCTTGAATAAGCAATTATAGTGACGAAGGACGACTCGGAAACTTTCCACGACCACAGAAATGGATTTTTGATACATAGGCATGCATGATCTAGCatgtgatttcatcacttttggGCACGTGTCCGCAGCCATAAACGTGTTATTTAAATTCAATCGACCTCTAATCcgaagaaaaatttaattaagtGAGATGATTAACATGCATGTCTAATAGCcaccaaaaattaaattaagtcaTGACTAACATGTGGGTCTAATAGACACCAAACAGGGGACAAAGTAAAATTATGGTTTgcttaaaaattaatttattttgagACATGCACTATAGTATTGTAACGTATGATTTGAACTAAACTAGCTTCTtcttttttgaaattcaaaagctgATATCatatatttgaaaataaatGGTCCTTATATAGTTACATACGAATATTTTAAAGGGTAGAAAAACAGCAGGGCGAAGTTCATATTCTTCTAGATTTCTCTTTTTGGAAGCAAAGAAGAAAGATTTTGAAAATTGCAAAGAAAAGCAAGACGAGCAAGAAAGCCACAGCAGCATTTTGACCTCTCACGGCAAAATCTTAGTAGATTAgtattatataaaataatatttgaccAATTCGGGTAATGTTAGATAGAGGTAGATGGACTGTAGCACCTGATTTTCAATGACTCAGAATTTTTATTTTGCAGATGGATAGAGAGTACTTTGCCCAACAAAGTTACTGCGCGCTGATGAAAGAATGTGTACTTCTTTCTTGCGCCCAGAGGACATTTGTCAGTTTTGAGATGGCTTGATATGGGTTGACTCTGTTGTTGGAAAGTAGGAAGTACACCTGTCTCTGTTTGCTACGTGGCTTGATTTTAATGGTGTGTCGTAGAATGTATTCCAGCTTGGAAAGTTACCAACGAATTCGGATTCTTGccgaatcctctttgtgaggattttatGGATTTGTGAATTGTatccattcatcatacattatgcgattagaaattattttaaatatttttatttaaaattaaaaacaaataatacttgacaaaaaactgaccgcatgatatacgatgaacggacacgattcatTGATTCACAAGATCCTCACCAAAAAGATATGGAGAGTATCCTGTTGGGTTACCAACAAGGTGAAACACGTGAGAACAAGATTGTACAAGCATTCTTGTAATGAAtcgtcaatttttttaatttatatggataattaaatagtttttaaattgaatgaaatttttaaaGCTGATTATTAGATAATAATGAAGAGTGATTTTGATTATAATTTACACGGTAAAACAATGTCACGTAGAGAATGAGGATTTTCTTCTTTACTATGAACGAAGAAACTATTATCCTATTATTTACTAtcaatctttaatttttttagcttCGGGCCTCTAGTGTTTCCATTCCTAGAGGACACTTATATATCAATCTAATTAATTCATTTAACAATCAACTACGAATTAGTTTGTTGGTACTCATACCACATTAAATGAGGTCTTAAATTTGAGTTATTGTATCACCGTTTGATAAATatactaaaacaaaataaattttcatAGAAGTATTATGTCGGATATTTCTTAGGATAAAAATGGCATGCATATAGACTCTATAGACCTTATTAAATACAGATGAAGGGATACAAATGTATGTTTGTTTCCTCCCATAGTGATGGTAGTATGGACACAAATctcttatatataaagccagaGCTCCAATTTGGGGTCAGGGCTTCGACAAAAATCATTAGGATCAGAATGCCcctcagcaaaaaaaaaaatgaaaagcagCAAAGAAAAATGCATAAAATAATGCAAAGgtaattttgtaaatttatttttaataatttcattCTTTCCTTTCGTTAGTGAAACACACAAAAAGGTTAGGTTCCAATCAATCCATCCCAAAAAATGACAACTTTACTAAATTTGTCAACATAAAACTGAAATATTGTCAATTGCTTGTAGGACCAAGCAGAGAAGTTATTTTCAATTATTCATAGTAGATTTCAACCAATCAAGAAATTAATTGCACTTTTAGAAATAAAGGACAATATTTTAAAAGATGGtcaaaatattaaatattatcATGAAAAGAAAAACGCGGCATcgatatcaaacttccacttcTATCCTTTCATATACATACTGTACCATTAATATATTTAACATAACAACTATCGAAAGATTAGTGTATTTTAATTGGAGAAATTAGATTT is a genomic window of Malus domestica chromosome 09, GDT2T_hap1 containing:
- the LOC103442893 gene encoding coumaroyl-CoA:anthocyanidin 3-O-glucoside-6''-O-coumaroyltransferase 1-like → MASTLKVLEQCQVSPPKDSVPTTSLPLTFLDIPWLVLLQPVQRLYFYEFPHPSHHFTQTLLPSIKHTLSLTLQNFFPLSGNLTCPPPPSMPYIHYVANMSSVKFTITESAANFIHLIGNHPRHVQEFDHLVPHLPDFNNLDSNSSDTTTFLLPILALQATIFPNSGLCISIAYRHVVDGRTANHFMKCWASVYKSGGDLSCIHESPPIYDRDLIKTPKDYEPILFNQYIGLRSTWKNLDMAKSSSIFIDNFRTTFVLGRENIQSLKQLIMTQCKNCNEPTPKHLSKFVVTCGFVWVCLMKALHASETGVTSMKDDDLLRLGFAADIRSLFQNPVPITYFGNCLSACYVADKKREIMAECGIAKAVKALEAAIFELKNRDLEGLKRMVPFRGELVVAESSVAIAGSPKLGVYGTDFGWGRAKKVEVVHFVDSTVFSLAESRDEEDGIEVGLALPRTTMDAFTSLFEQGLKNFC